CCCGCAGCTCATCGTGGCCGATCTGCTGCGGGGGATCCGGGCGGATCTGCTGCGGGCGGGGTGACAACCGCCTCACACGGACGAATCCGACCGGGGGATGAATCCCCCGGCTGGAACCACGCGAAGCCCACTGAAGTGGGCTTGATAGGCGCGGACCTCGGCCGCGAGTCCGCGAAGGCGGACTTTGTGCTGTTGTTGCAGCGAGTTCACTCGCCGGGGGGGCCAACAAAACGCACACGACACTTGCGCGGCGCTCCGGTCCTCATCGGACGGGGCGCCGCGTGTCGTTGGGACGCAGGAGAGAGGCACCGGTGCCACACCCGCAAGATCAGGAGAACGAGATGAGCGGCGAGAGCGGATTCACGCACCTGGACGAGCGCGGGCGTCCCCGCATGGTGGACGTGGGGGACAAGGAGGTGACGCGGCGGACGGCGGTGGCCGAGGGGCGCATCCGCATGGCGCCCGCGACGTTGGCGGCGGTGGTGGAGGGGCGCGCGGCCAAGGGCGCCGTCCTCACCGTCGCGGAGGTCGCGGGGATCATGGGGGCGAAGCGCACCGCCGACCTGATCCCCCTCTGCCATCCCCTTCCCCTCACCTCCGTGGCCGTCGTGCTGGAGGTGGACCAGGCGCTCCCCGGCCTGCGCGCGACGGCCACCACGCGCA
The Longimicrobium sp. DNA segment above includes these coding regions:
- the moaC gene encoding cyclic pyranopterin monophosphate synthase MoaC, translating into MSGESGFTHLDERGRPRMVDVGDKEVTRRTAVAEGRIRMAPATLAAVVEGRAAKGAVLTVAEVAGIMGAKRTADLIPLCHPLPLTSVAVVLEVDQALPGLRATATTRTDGKTGVEMEALTAVSCALLTVYDMCKGMDRGMAIVEVRLLHKEGGQSGVWTAAAGA